ACGCATACCAGCTGGTTTTCCTTCAGGCATACCTGGAATAGGAGAGGAGATGGAGATGACGATACAACATGCTGCACAACCAATTCTACAATCCATTATTTCACCTCATTTTTTTAGAAAATATTATCATAACATATTTATCTTAACTAATGGGAGGAAAGTAGGATTTACAAAAATATAGATGCTTTATACAAGTGGATATGATAACATTATAGTATCACTCAACTTTACATTTATATTCTCTGTATCTTGCCAATAAATATTTCTAAATGTAATCTGTCAGTTAATCTAGTATTATCTTTCTTCTCACTACTATCTTCTGCAATAAATGTTTCAACTTGAAGAGTTGGATTAACAACTTGTTTATCGAAAACCAACTAGTTTCATTTCTCTTAGTTCCTTCAAATATATATTTTCTATATGATTTCTCTATCATTAAATAAACTCCTTAGTATACCTATAGTGTTTTATATTTTATTCAATTCATCTTAGTATCCTTTTTTATTAAGCAAATAGGAGGGGCAACTATCGAGGTTGAACTGATCTTATTTCCTATACATTAATTGCTTACTAACATCATTTCAAAGTATGTTCTAATTCTTAGTAGAGAGGTGTTTGTTATGTCTACATTAAAATGGGAATTAATAGACAACATAGAACATTTTAATCTTGGAGAGTCTGGTGCTAAACCTAAAGTTTTCTGCGGAAGAGAAGCTTTATATTTTGAAGAATTGCACACAAATCCTGTCTTACTTAGTGATGATATTAATATGAACTGTTATCGTTTAGAGGCGGAAGTTGCATTTCCAGAATCAATTGGATTTGCAGGACTTGTATTTGGCGCACGTGATTCAAAAAACTATGAATTGGTTTATATCACGCCTGGAAATAATACAACTATGGGTGAAATTCAATATGATCCAATTATGAAAGGATCGAGTACATGGCAAATATATCATGGCTCTTCTTATCAAGCACCTGCATTGGTACCGATAGGGAAGTGGATTAAACTTAGTTTGGAGGTTCAATTAAATAGTGCTTCCGTTTACGTAGGAGATTCAACTTCTCCACAGCTTGTAATTCGCAATCTTCAGCTCGGTAGCTCTGTTGGTAAAATTGGAATTTGGGGAAATTTACCTTGTTATATAAGTAACTTTTCCGTGAAAAAAATTGACCCTATATCTATAAAAAATAGATTGCAATCTGATTTTCAAAAACTAGCATATGATACCTTTATTACGGAATGGATGATATCAAAGCCTTATTTATATCAAGATCCGCCTCTTATTCATAAAGATTGGATAAAAGCTACTGTTGAAGAAAATGGAATATTAAATTTAAATAGATTATATACCTTAACTGAAAAAGATACGGCTGTGCAATTGCAATGCATCTTTTCCTTGTCAGAGAATGTAGATACAAATTTACTATTAGGTTATAGTGATAAGATCCGTTTATGGATTAACAATGTAGAGGTATATCAAGGGGAATGTTTATGGAATCCACCTGAGAGTGATGGGAGAATTCGATCTGACCATGTTGCCATCCCAATTCGATGGCGTAAAGGGGTTAATACAATTCGTGCAGAAATCATCAATCATGAGTGCATGTTTGGTTGGGGGTTAAGTATAAAAACAGGAATTTATAAACTGTGGTGATGACCTTCAAATTAACGTGTAAGGAGAAGAATCAAATTATGAATTCAGAAAAGAGTTTTAAAAATGCAATGAACTCAGACAATGGAATGAACTATTGTTTTAATGTAACTCGGTATTCTCAACATTTCGAAGCAGATGAATGGCCAGATAATACTCTTTGTGAAGGTAAGGGTTCAGATTATTGGGGAAAACGATGTTGTGGACTCGCATGTCTTCGTATGATGATTTCCCATTTTAGTGAAAAAGTTCCTTCTCAATATGAATTACTTATAAAAGGGTTAGAACAAAATGCCTATTGTTCTAAAGGATGGATTCATAAAGGACTTGCTGAACTTGGAGCAGAGTATGGATTAAAAGGCACACCTATTGATATAAAAAATGGTGAGCATCTTCAGGATGTTCTTCAAAAGACAGGGCCTATTATAGTCTCCATAA
The window above is part of the Chengkuizengella sediminis genome. Proteins encoded here:
- a CDS encoding C39 family peptidase — encoded protein: MNSEKSFKNAMNSDNGMNYCFNVTRYSQHFEADEWPDNTLCEGKGSDYWGKRCCGLACLRMMISHFSEKVPSQYELLIKGLEQNAYCSKGWIHKGLAELGAEYGLKGTPIDIKNGEHLQDVLQKTGPIIVSITETFPKDGRKGGHLVVVCGFHNNQGTTISFRDPSKWGEGDSVVTEERFFSSFTGRGICFGKR